The following proteins come from a genomic window of Tepidiforma thermophila:
- a CDS encoding helix-turn-helix domain-containing protein — protein sequence MADRLTCTVEEAARLLGISRTLAYRLVKSGKLPSFKVGKRRLIPVTAVETFIAEQLSSANAS from the coding sequence ATGGCCGATCGCCTCACGTGCACGGTCGAGGAAGCTGCCAGGCTGCTCGGCATCAGCCGGACTCTTGCCTACAGGCTCGTCAAGTCAGGCAAGCTTCCGTCGTTCAAGGTCGGCAAGCGGCGTCTTATTCCGGTAACAGCGGTTGAGACGTTCATTGCCGAGCAGCTGAGCTCCGCAAATGCTTCCTAA
- a CDS encoding tyrosine-type recombinase/integrase gives MGRRFNGEGSVYKRNDSRRAKKWVAQKTLPDGRRKYSYARTKQEAIELLKTMQAQVREGALPPSSERLTVKQYFTEWLAMKERQLKPSSLRTYRERVENVILPNIGHRQLSKLHPLELEKLYRQQLEKGDSPATVQMLHRIIHRALGDAVRLGYLPANIAKNLAPPRGARSRAERAMLPEEARRLLQAARGDSLEALVVLALTTGMRKGELLALRWRDIDLDNGLLQVSGTLVRIAGDYRIEPPKSASGRRRIPLPQEAVDALRAHRQRQLEERLRAGPAWRELDLVFCRADGYYLNERSVLRWYHELLERAGLPRYRFHDLRHTAATVALANGVSLRETSALLGHSRPSMTLDTYAHAVPGADEKAVRRIAQALMS, from the coding sequence ATGGGACGCCGATTCAACGGTGAGGGTTCGGTCTACAAACGCAACGATTCGCGGCGGGCCAAAAAATGGGTCGCCCAGAAAACCCTGCCCGACGGCAGGCGGAAATACTCGTACGCAAGGACGAAGCAGGAGGCGATCGAACTGCTCAAAACCATGCAGGCTCAGGTGCGTGAAGGTGCGCTCCCGCCTTCAAGTGAGCGGCTTACCGTGAAGCAGTACTTCACCGAGTGGCTGGCAATGAAAGAGCGACAGCTGAAGCCGTCCTCGCTCCGCACCTACCGGGAGCGGGTTGAGAACGTCATTCTCCCGAACATCGGCCACCGCCAGCTCTCGAAACTTCACCCCCTCGAGCTAGAAAAGCTGTACCGCCAGCAGCTCGAGAAAGGGGACTCTCCGGCCACGGTCCAAATGCTTCATCGCATCATCCACCGTGCCCTGGGGGACGCCGTCCGCCTGGGTTACCTGCCGGCCAACATTGCCAAAAACCTGGCCCCTCCGCGGGGAGCCCGCTCAAGGGCCGAAAGGGCCATGCTGCCTGAGGAGGCGCGACGGCTCCTGCAGGCCGCCCGCGGAGACTCCCTCGAGGCGCTGGTCGTGCTGGCGCTCACGACAGGGATGAGGAAGGGGGAGCTGCTCGCCCTGCGCTGGCGAGACATCGACCTGGATAACGGATTGCTTCAGGTGTCAGGGACACTCGTAAGGATTGCCGGTGATTACCGCATCGAGCCGCCCAAGTCGGCCTCCGGCCGCCGCCGCATTCCCCTCCCGCAGGAAGCCGTCGACGCGCTTCGCGCCCACCGTCAGCGCCAGCTGGAGGAGCGGCTCCGGGCCGGCCCGGCCTGGCGCGAACTCGACCTCGTCTTCTGCCGTGCTGACGGCTACTACCTCAACGAACGGTCCGTCCTCAGGTGGTACCACGAGCTGCTCGAGCGTGCAGGGCTGCCCCGCTACCGATTCCATGACCTGCGGCATACCGCCGCGACGGTAGCCCTCGCAAACGGCGTCAGCCTGCGGGAGACTTCGGCGCTGCTGGGGCACTCGCGGCCCTCCATGACCCTCGACACGTACGCTCACGCTGTGCCGGGCGCGGACGAGAAGGCCGTCCGCCGCATCGCTCAGGCCTTGATGAGCTAG
- a CDS encoding HD-GYP domain-containing protein — MLVPLVGFAAMKLVPGWDPMLVYPVEHFWVVSAAALLSALVGTGLAMSVESVRTTRTVYLALGFVAIAMVFATHGLGTPGLLIPETDYPYAVIISAGLSQFLGAIFIALSVVPRRWPGGTFVQRHSTDVLAAGLAVLAAYLVSMVLRPELWDFVPRSRSWDSVLAGTTIALLGIAGWRYFQAWRLTELPGQLAMVTALGLLGVAQLSMYYSDLWQLSWWLYHGLLLMAFLVVIGGWAIEAARAKSLIVFARALELRDSLDEVRSIADVRVLESLEEAVERKDAYTRHHMGRVAEFAEGLARELRLPERQVMVCAAAGRIHDVGKITVPDAVLLKPGKLTPEEFEVMKHHTVRGAHIAKLHPELEGLAAVIRAHHERFAGGGYPDGLKGEQIPIEARVVAVGDTFDALTSTRVYRPKRPVSEALEELRRVAGTQLDPDCVEAFIRWLERTGRLDDYTLGASRPAA, encoded by the coding sequence GTGCTCGTACCGCTGGTTGGGTTTGCAGCAATGAAGCTGGTCCCCGGCTGGGACCCAATGCTTGTGTACCCGGTCGAGCATTTCTGGGTGGTGTCGGCGGCCGCACTCCTCTCGGCGCTGGTTGGCACCGGCCTTGCGATGTCGGTGGAGAGCGTGCGGACAACCCGGACGGTGTACCTTGCGCTGGGATTCGTCGCCATCGCGATGGTGTTCGCGACGCATGGCCTCGGGACTCCGGGGCTGCTCATCCCGGAGACGGATTACCCGTACGCGGTCATCATTTCGGCGGGGCTGAGCCAGTTCCTGGGGGCGATCTTCATTGCGCTCAGCGTCGTGCCGCGGCGTTGGCCCGGGGGCACATTTGTCCAGCGGCATAGCACCGACGTCCTGGCGGCGGGCCTGGCAGTGCTGGCAGCTTACCTTGTGAGCATGGTGCTTCGGCCGGAGCTGTGGGATTTTGTGCCGAGGTCGCGGTCGTGGGATAGCGTGCTGGCAGGGACCACGATCGCTCTCCTGGGGATTGCCGGCTGGCGCTATTTCCAGGCCTGGCGGCTCACGGAACTGCCGGGCCAGCTGGCCATGGTGACCGCGCTGGGGCTGCTCGGGGTTGCGCAGCTTTCGATGTACTACAGCGACCTGTGGCAGCTCAGCTGGTGGCTGTATCACGGCCTCCTGCTCATGGCCTTCCTCGTGGTGATCGGGGGTTGGGCGATCGAGGCAGCGCGGGCGAAGAGCCTTATCGTGTTTGCGCGGGCCCTCGAGCTGCGGGACTCGCTGGATGAGGTCCGCTCGATTGCCGACGTGCGGGTGCTGGAGTCACTGGAGGAAGCGGTAGAGCGGAAGGACGCCTACACGCGGCACCATATGGGACGGGTCGCCGAGTTTGCCGAGGGGCTGGCGCGGGAGCTCAGGCTCCCGGAGCGGCAGGTGATGGTATGCGCGGCGGCCGGGAGGATTCACGACGTCGGCAAGATCACGGTCCCGGATGCGGTGCTTCTGAAGCCCGGCAAGCTGACGCCAGAGGAATTCGAGGTGATGAAGCACCACACGGTGCGGGGCGCGCACATTGCGAAGCTCCACCCCGAACTCGAGGGCCTGGCGGCGGTGATTCGGGCCCATCACGAACGCTTCGCAGGGGGCGGCTATCCCGACGGGCTCAAGGGGGAGCAGATTCCGATCGAGGCGAGGGTGGTGGCGGTCGGCGACACGTTCGATGCGCTGACATCGACGCGGGTGTATCGGCCGAAACGACCGGTATCTGAGGCGCTAGAAGAGCTCCGGCGGGTAGCGGGCACGCAGCTTGATCCGGATTGCGTGGAGGCGTTCATCCGGTGGCTGGAGCGCACCGGCCGCCTGGACGACTACACGCTCGGCGCATCGCGGCCGGCGGCGTAG
- a CDS encoding bifunctional DNA primase/polymerase: MLASRRDQRRQRRGRPGGRGCTPGRWPIGPQDSPAPGEDLSGAADDPHPGLHEPAPALPAGVAAPEPEGRVDRGAVPAGAEPGGHAACREAALAYARRGWKVLPLKPRGKEPLTEHGVHDATTDPAAIEAWWRRWPKANVGIATGAPSGLAVLDIDPRNGGDVALERLLAEHGGWGVPTDAGGHPETYTVLTGGGGAHYYFAADGPVPSRKLAPGVDLKGDGGYVVAPPSVHPSGRPYAVEASTERLPLALIPAWLLEAAGARRAPLYRELEGGPVREGQRNDCLASLAGRLRRRGLLQAGIEAELLAINAARCVPPLPDDEVRRIAESIARYPAEGPLDAAAAAPKTPIEYFADDRGTWRRRTRDGGPQDLEQLATFSARIRRELIIDDGELEQREFEIEAAVNGAAKSFTLSAAEFQKMDWPLERLGASAIVFPGPSVRDHLRAAIQQLSGDVPEVRVYAHLGWREIDGRQVFLHASGAVGAEGVLTRPPADLQRFALPNPPSPEELRRDIKEVLPRLLDVAPPRISWTLLAAAFLPTLFEPDFAVHLAGPSGVRKTELAALVQQFYGPGMNARNLPASWRSTANALETLAFLAKDCVLVVDDFVPVGSPQDVTQLYRHAEQLLRGAGNRAGRQRLTRDARLQNGRPPRCLILSTGEDIPPGHSLRARTWVGEVEPSDVDLGRLTELQRLAADGALARWMAGWLEWLAADWGAIRVMAKDLLEKRRSELAAGRHGRTASAQAALEVTVRFVLQFCVQAGALTQAQADELLKQAVAALEEGVATQASAQRESDPARRFLDLLRSALGSGKAHIADVSGKCPGKMPEVLGWRETEGGMSGEWRPQGVCIGWVDGEHIYLDPNSALQAAQQAAPASEPFVNTGRALGCALKQRGYLAAADESRGKNRVRKTIGGVRREVFVLPIGAILEDSREVEL; this comes from the coding sequence ATCCTGGCGAGCCGCCGCGACCAGCGCCGCCAACGTCGGGGCCGGCCCGGCGGCCGGGGATGCACCCCGGGCCGCTGGCCGATAGGGCCGCAGGACAGTCCTGCCCCCGGCGAGGACCTCTCCGGTGCCGCAGATGACCCGCATCCTGGCCTGCATGAGCCCGCACCTGCCCTCCCGGCCGGGGTTGCCGCGCCGGAGCCCGAGGGCCGGGTAGACCGGGGCGCCGTCCCGGCAGGTGCCGAACCGGGCGGTCACGCTGCCTGCCGCGAGGCTGCCCTCGCCTACGCCCGGCGCGGCTGGAAGGTGCTCCCGCTCAAGCCGCGCGGCAAGGAGCCGCTGACCGAGCACGGCGTCCACGACGCCACCACCGACCCGGCCGCCATCGAGGCCTGGTGGCGCCGCTGGCCGAAGGCGAACGTCGGCATCGCCACCGGCGCCCCCTCGGGGCTCGCCGTGCTGGATATCGACCCCCGGAACGGCGGCGACGTGGCCCTTGAGCGGCTGCTGGCTGAGCACGGCGGCTGGGGCGTACCCACCGACGCCGGCGGCCATCCCGAGACCTATACCGTGCTCACCGGCGGCGGGGGAGCGCACTACTACTTCGCCGCGGACGGCCCCGTCCCTTCGCGGAAGCTCGCCCCTGGTGTCGACCTGAAGGGCGACGGCGGCTACGTCGTCGCCCCGCCGTCGGTCCACCCCAGCGGCCGGCCGTACGCGGTGGAGGCCAGCACCGAACGCCTGCCGCTGGCTCTTATTCCGGCGTGGCTCCTCGAGGCCGCCGGCGCACGCAGGGCGCCGCTCTACCGCGAGCTGGAGGGCGGGCCGGTGCGAGAGGGCCAGCGGAACGACTGCCTGGCGAGCCTGGCCGGCCGGCTGCGCCGCCGGGGACTTTTGCAGGCGGGGATTGAGGCGGAACTGCTCGCCATCAATGCCGCGCGCTGCGTCCCGCCGCTCCCCGATGATGAGGTCCGCCGGATTGCGGAATCCATCGCCCGCTACCCGGCTGAGGGCCCTTTGGACGCGGCTGCCGCGGCCCCCAAAACACCCATCGAGTACTTCGCCGACGACAGGGGCACGTGGCGGCGGAGGACCAGGGACGGCGGCCCCCAGGACCTCGAACAGCTTGCCACGTTCTCGGCACGCATCAGGAGAGAGTTAATCATCGACGACGGCGAGCTTGAGCAGCGCGAGTTCGAAATCGAGGCCGCCGTCAACGGGGCGGCGAAGAGCTTTACGCTCAGCGCTGCGGAATTCCAGAAGATGGACTGGCCCCTCGAGCGCCTCGGAGCCTCAGCCATCGTCTTCCCGGGTCCTTCGGTCCGCGACCATCTCCGTGCCGCCATCCAGCAGCTGTCCGGAGACGTGCCCGAGGTCCGGGTCTATGCCCACCTTGGCTGGCGCGAGATTGACGGCCGTCAAGTCTTCCTGCACGCCTCCGGCGCAGTCGGCGCCGAGGGCGTCCTGACGAGGCCTCCAGCCGACCTTCAGCGTTTTGCGCTGCCGAACCCCCCGTCTCCCGAAGAGCTGCGCCGGGACATCAAGGAGGTGCTCCCCAGGCTGCTCGACGTCGCGCCGCCGCGCATCAGCTGGACGCTCCTGGCTGCGGCCTTCCTGCCCACCCTTTTCGAGCCTGACTTCGCTGTCCACCTTGCAGGACCAAGCGGAGTTCGGAAGACCGAGCTGGCTGCGCTCGTTCAGCAGTTCTATGGCCCCGGGATGAACGCACGGAACCTGCCTGCCAGCTGGCGGTCGACCGCGAACGCCCTCGAGACGCTCGCCTTCTTGGCAAAAGACTGCGTGCTGGTGGTCGATGACTTCGTCCCGGTCGGGTCGCCGCAGGACGTGACGCAGCTGTATCGCCACGCCGAGCAGCTGCTTCGCGGCGCCGGCAACCGGGCAGGCCGGCAGCGGCTCACCAGGGATGCCAGACTCCAAAACGGCAGGCCGCCTCGCTGCCTCATTCTCAGCACGGGCGAAGACATCCCGCCCGGCCACAGCCTCCGAGCGCGCACCTGGGTGGGCGAGGTCGAGCCTAGCGACGTGGACCTCGGCCGGTTGACAGAGCTTCAGAGGCTCGCGGCCGATGGAGCCCTCGCCCGCTGGATGGCCGGCTGGCTGGAATGGCTCGCCGCAGACTGGGGGGCCATCCGCGTGATGGCGAAAGACCTGCTCGAAAAGCGCAGGAGCGAGCTTGCTGCAGGCCGGCATGGACGAACGGCATCAGCTCAGGCCGCCCTTGAGGTCACCGTCCGGTTTGTTCTCCAGTTCTGCGTTCAGGCCGGCGCCCTCACCCAGGCCCAGGCCGATGAACTTTTGAAGCAAGCCGTCGCAGCGCTGGAGGAGGGCGTTGCGACCCAGGCATCCGCCCAGCGGGAGAGCGACCCCGCGCGGCGGTTCCTCGACCTGCTCCGCTCGGCCCTTGGTAGTGGGAAAGCTCACATCGCCGATGTCTCCGGAAAATGCCCGGGGAAAATGCCCGAAGTGCTCGGCTGGCGCGAGACCGAGGGGGGCATGAGCGGGGAATGGCGGCCCCAGGGCGTCTGTATCGGCTGGGTCGACGGCGAACACATCTACCTCGACCCCAATTCCGCTCTCCAGGCTGCCCAGCAGGCCGCCCCGGCAAGCGAGCCCTTCGTGAACACCGGCCGCGCTCTCGGCTGCGCGCTCAAGCAGAGGGGGTACCTGGCCGCTGCTGACGAGAGCCGAGGTAAGAACAGGGTGCGCAAGACCATCGGCGGGGTCAGGCGGGAGGTGTTCGTGCTCCCCATCGGTGCAATCCTCGAGGACTCCCGAGAAGTCGAGCTGTGA
- a CDS encoding Eco57I restriction-modification methylase domain-containing protein, whose protein sequence is MSNARNQLFSTIRTEGGILPPDLLARIAANDQSLGGLEPGDYHLSPGDRLGEAITRSWNRLVGTWRAFRDELERQQSQPGQGESFTTLTRERWLLPLFSELGYGRLPTSRAIEIDGRSYPVSHSWGPVPIHLLGWGVDLDRRTKGLAGAASQSPHGLVQELLNRSEERLYGFVSNGQALRLLRDSTSLTRQSYVEFDLAAMFDGDSYADFALLWLTCHQSRLEGEPPESCILERWRESAREQGVRALEALRQGVEHALQALGSGFLAHPSNTALREALRSGTLDRQDYYRQLLRLVYRLIFLFAAEDREVLFASDADPQARDRYTRFYSTQRLRRLSVRRVSPRHGDLWEGLKVVMRALDAHAGEPGLALPPLGSFLWSPRAIPHLEACSLSNDVLLRAVGHLARVSDGGTVRAVDYRNLGSEELGGVYESLLELRPELNIDQGTFELRVEAGHERKTSGSYYTPPQLVQALLDTALEPVLEERARASNPEAAILSLKVLDPASGSGHFLVAAAHRIARRLAAVRTGDPEPSPEAVRHALRDVVSHCIYAVDVNEMAVELCKVSLWLEALEPGRPLSFLDAHIRRGNSLIGVTPALLASGIPDEAYEPHALDDRETARALKKRNREERKRLQHGALQLTFDDALSSDVRELTEAARRLAEAPDDTPDQLAAKESAFHELIHGQAYQHARLVADAWCAAFFLPKQKGAEAITTDVLRRLARNPELVPAALRDQVQHLARELGFFHWHLEFPEVFRSVNGTSDNPEAGWSGGFDVILGNPPWEQVQLDDREFFASTRPDIAEAPSMAVRKRMLAKLSEEDHSLFKQYIGAIHYIQGLQSFVHSSDLFPLTSRGRINLAPLFAENVLRLCDAAGYAGLIVPTGIATDAFTQNFFAHIVERRQLASLYDFENRRKLFPAVDSRMKFAILTLTGQARPAAAAEFAFFCHDISDLADPERRFTLTPEDFRLLNPNTRTAPVFRTRRDAELTRHIYRRVPVLVDETRGDAGNPWGFKGLLMFMMNTDSGLFRTREQLEDAGFRLAGNLFVRGDERYLPLYEAKLVHQFDHRWATYNDSGATEDVPDAAKCDPGYTVLPRYWVHEREVESRLAGRWERGWLLGWRNITNATNERTVISAVIPRVAVGNNFPLALAAEDAAPLLSTILSAQVLDFVARQKVGGMNLNYFIFQQLPAITAELLANVCPWLDSYSIADWLRPRILELTYTAWDLAPFARDLGYHGPPFRYDPERRARLRAELDACFFRLYLGSEDEWQAQASPELRALFPAPRDAVSYILDQFPIVKRHDEERFGEYRTARLVLEAYDRMAAAEACRAPYTSLLDPPPADPSVAHPAPQPAS, encoded by the coding sequence GTGAGCAACGCCCGCAACCAGCTCTTCTCAACCATCCGCACCGAGGGCGGCATCCTGCCTCCAGACCTCCTCGCACGAATCGCTGCCAACGACCAGTCCCTCGGTGGCCTCGAGCCCGGCGACTACCACCTCTCCCCCGGCGACCGCCTCGGCGAGGCCATCACTCGCTCCTGGAACAGGCTCGTCGGCACCTGGCGCGCATTCAGGGATGAACTCGAACGCCAGCAAAGCCAGCCCGGGCAGGGCGAGTCGTTCACCACGCTGACCCGGGAGCGCTGGCTGCTCCCCCTCTTCTCCGAGCTGGGCTACGGCAGGCTGCCCACGTCCAGGGCCATCGAGATTGACGGCCGCTCCTACCCCGTCTCCCACAGCTGGGGCCCAGTCCCCATTCATCTCCTCGGCTGGGGCGTCGACCTCGACCGCCGCACCAAAGGCCTGGCAGGTGCGGCCTCCCAGAGTCCTCACGGCCTCGTCCAGGAGCTCCTCAACCGCTCAGAAGAGCGGCTCTACGGCTTCGTATCCAACGGCCAGGCGCTTCGCCTCCTCCGCGACTCCACCTCCCTGACCCGCCAGTCCTACGTTGAGTTCGACCTGGCCGCCATGTTCGATGGCGACAGCTATGCCGACTTCGCCCTCCTCTGGCTCACCTGTCACCAGTCTCGTCTCGAAGGCGAGCCCCCGGAATCCTGCATCCTCGAACGCTGGCGCGAATCAGCCCGAGAGCAGGGCGTCCGCGCCCTCGAGGCCCTCCGCCAGGGCGTCGAACATGCCCTCCAGGCGCTCGGTTCCGGATTCCTCGCCCATCCATCCAACACCGCCCTTCGCGAAGCACTTCGCTCAGGAACCCTCGACCGCCAGGACTACTACCGCCAGCTCCTTCGGCTCGTCTACCGCCTCATCTTCCTCTTCGCCGCCGAAGACCGTGAAGTCCTCTTCGCGTCCGACGCCGACCCCCAGGCCCGTGACCGCTACACCAGGTTCTACTCTACCCAGCGCCTCCGCCGGCTCTCCGTTCGACGTGTCTCACCCCGCCACGGCGACCTCTGGGAAGGCCTGAAGGTCGTCATGCGCGCCCTCGATGCCCACGCCGGCGAACCTGGGCTCGCCCTCCCTCCGCTCGGCAGCTTCCTCTGGTCCCCACGCGCCATCCCCCACCTCGAAGCCTGCAGCCTCTCCAACGACGTTCTCCTCCGGGCAGTTGGCCACCTGGCCCGCGTCAGCGACGGAGGGACCGTCCGCGCGGTCGACTACCGCAACCTCGGAAGCGAAGAGCTCGGCGGCGTCTACGAGTCCCTCCTCGAACTCCGGCCCGAACTTAATATCGACCAGGGCACCTTCGAGCTTCGCGTCGAGGCCGGGCACGAACGGAAAACCTCCGGCAGCTACTACACCCCTCCCCAGCTCGTCCAGGCCCTGCTCGATACCGCCCTCGAGCCAGTCCTCGAGGAACGAGCCCGTGCCAGCAACCCCGAGGCCGCCATCCTCTCCCTCAAGGTCCTCGACCCGGCCTCAGGCTCCGGGCACTTCCTCGTCGCAGCGGCCCACCGCATCGCTCGCCGGCTCGCCGCAGTCCGCACCGGGGACCCCGAACCCTCCCCTGAAGCGGTTCGTCACGCCCTCCGCGACGTCGTCTCTCACTGCATCTACGCCGTCGACGTCAACGAGATGGCCGTCGAACTCTGTAAGGTCTCCCTCTGGCTCGAGGCCCTCGAGCCTGGCCGCCCGCTCTCCTTCCTCGATGCCCACATCAGGCGCGGCAACAGCCTCATCGGCGTCACCCCGGCCCTCCTCGCCTCCGGCATCCCCGACGAAGCCTACGAACCCCACGCCCTTGATGACCGCGAGACCGCCCGCGCCCTCAAAAAGCGCAACCGTGAGGAGCGCAAACGGCTCCAGCATGGAGCCCTCCAGCTCACCTTCGATGACGCCCTCTCCAGTGACGTCCGCGAGCTCACCGAGGCAGCCAGGCGCCTCGCCGAGGCCCCCGACGATACCCCCGACCAGCTTGCAGCCAAGGAATCCGCCTTCCACGAACTCATCCACGGCCAGGCCTATCAGCACGCCAGGCTGGTCGCCGACGCCTGGTGCGCTGCCTTCTTCCTTCCAAAGCAGAAAGGGGCCGAGGCCATCACCACCGACGTCCTCCGTCGGCTCGCCCGCAACCCTGAGCTCGTGCCGGCTGCCCTCCGCGACCAGGTCCAGCACCTCGCCCGCGAACTCGGCTTCTTCCACTGGCACCTCGAGTTCCCCGAGGTGTTCCGCAGCGTCAACGGTACCTCCGACAACCCCGAGGCAGGCTGGTCTGGGGGCTTCGACGTCATCCTTGGCAACCCGCCCTGGGAGCAGGTTCAGCTCGACGACCGCGAGTTCTTTGCATCGACCCGGCCGGACATCGCCGAAGCTCCTAGCATGGCCGTTCGTAAGCGAATGCTGGCCAAGCTCTCGGAAGAAGACCATAGCCTCTTCAAGCAATACATCGGTGCCATTCATTACATACAAGGCTTGCAATCATTCGTACATAGCTCTGATCTATTCCCTCTGACGAGTCGCGGCAGAATCAATCTTGCACCTTTGTTTGCCGAGAATGTTTTGCGTCTTTGTGATGCGGCCGGATATGCGGGATTAATTGTTCCAACAGGTATTGCTACTGACGCGTTCACCCAGAACTTTTTCGCTCACATCGTGGAACGTCGCCAGCTCGCCAGCCTCTACGATTTCGAGAACCGGAGAAAGTTGTTCCCGGCGGTTGACAGCCGGATGAAGTTCGCCATTCTCACGCTCACGGGGCAGGCCCGTCCCGCGGCAGCCGCCGAGTTCGCCTTCTTCTGCCACGACATCTCCGACCTCGCCGACCCCGAGCGTCGCTTTACCCTCACCCCCGAGGACTTCCGCCTCCTTAACCCCAATACCCGCACCGCGCCGGTCTTCCGCACCAGGCGCGACGCCGAGCTCACCCGCCACATCTACCGCCGTGTCCCCGTCCTGGTCGATGAAACCAGGGGCGATGCCGGCAACCCGTGGGGCTTCAAGGGTTTGCTCATGTTCATGATGAACACTGACTCCGGCCTCTTCCGCACCCGCGAACAGCTCGAGGACGCCGGCTTCCGCCTCGCCGGCAATCTCTTCGTCCGCGGCGACGAGCGCTACCTCCCCCTCTACGAGGCCAAGCTGGTCCACCAGTTCGACCATCGCTGGGCCACCTACAACGACTCCGGCGCCACCGAAGACGTCCCCGACGCCGCGAAGTGCGACCCCGGCTACACCGTCCTTCCCCGCTACTGGGTGCACGAGCGCGAAGTCGAATCCCGCCTCGCCGGCCGCTGGGAGCGCGGCTGGCTGCTCGGCTGGCGGAATATCACCAACGCCACCAACGAGCGCACCGTTATCTCCGCCGTCATCCCCCGCGTCGCCGTCGGCAACAACTTCCCGTTGGCGCTCGCAGCCGAGGATGCTGCACCCTTACTCAGCACAATCCTGTCCGCCCAGGTGCTGGACTTCGTCGCCCGCCAAAAGGTGGGAGGCATGAACCTCAACTACTTCATCTTTCAGCAGCTTCCTGCCATCACAGCAGAATTGTTGGCCAACGTTTGCCCGTGGCTTGACTCATATTCGATCGCCGACTGGCTCCGCCCCCGTATCCTCGAGCTCACCTATACCGCCTGGGACCTGGCCCCCTTCGCCCGCGACCTCGGCTACCACGGCCCGCCCTTCCGCTACGACCCCGAACGCCGTGCCCGCCTCCGCGCCGAGCTCGATGCCTGCTTCTTCCGCCTCTATCTCGGCAGCGAGGACGAATGGCAGGCCCAGGCAAGCCCGGAGCTCCGTGCCCTCTTCCCGGCGCCGCGCGATGCCGTGAGCTACATCCTGGACCAGTTCCCCATCGTCAAACGCCACGACGAAGAGCGCTTCGGCGAATACCGCACCGCCCGCCTCGTCCTCGAGGCCTACGACCGGATGGCCGCTGCCGAAGCATGCCGCGCCCCTTACACCTCACTCCTCGACCCTCCCCCGGCCGACCCCTCCGTCGCACATCCTGCCCCCCAGCCGGCTTCGTGA